A portion of the Achromobacter sp. MFA1 R4 genome contains these proteins:
- a CDS encoding D-serine ammonia-lyase yields MFQSDVSSPSPVLESLRQARPVLWTGPVASGSAGGPGAHFLMDQVLSAQERFARFAPLLAELFPELAETNGVIESPLLPAAAMQAAIGLPHSAGRLWIKADHALPVAGSIKARGGIHEVLEFAESLALREGLLRPGDDYRKLAGPVARACFGRYQVAVGSTGNLGLSIGVIASALGFRSAVHMSADAKAWKKARLRARGVEVVEHAGDYEKAVAAGRAQVEADPYGYFVDDERSASLFMGYAAAALHLRIQLGESGVRVDAEHPLFVYLPCGVGGAPGGIAFGLTQLYGPHVHCFFAEPVQSPCFMVRMMAGHGELPGAPASASVYDVGLTNVTEADGLAVPTASELAYAAVGAHLRGVYTVQDDTLYADLARLKDSEGLRIEPSAAAGFSGPRHLCGTDAGRAWLEAQGLLPHLPRATHLAWTTGGLFVPDEEYDRFLSRGRSLAAGT; encoded by the coding sequence ATGTTTCAATCCGACGTTTCTTCCCCGTCCCCCGTTCTGGAATCGCTCCGGCAGGCAAGGCCGGTGTTGTGGACCGGACCTGTCGCCTCCGGTTCGGCCGGGGGCCCTGGCGCGCATTTCCTGATGGATCAGGTGCTGTCGGCCCAGGAGCGGTTTGCGCGATTCGCGCCGCTGCTGGCCGAGCTGTTTCCCGAACTGGCCGAGACGAACGGCGTGATCGAGTCGCCGCTCCTGCCCGCCGCCGCCATGCAGGCGGCCATCGGCCTGCCGCACAGCGCGGGGCGCCTGTGGATCAAGGCCGACCATGCATTGCCCGTCGCCGGGTCCATCAAGGCCCGGGGCGGCATCCACGAAGTGCTGGAATTCGCCGAATCGCTGGCGCTGCGCGAGGGCCTGCTGCGTCCCGGCGACGACTATCGCAAGCTGGCGGGCCCCGTGGCCCGCGCCTGCTTCGGCCGCTACCAGGTGGCCGTGGGCTCGACGGGCAACCTGGGCCTGTCCATCGGCGTGATCGCATCGGCGCTGGGTTTCAGGTCGGCCGTGCACATGTCGGCCGACGCCAAGGCCTGGAAGAAGGCGCGGCTGCGCGCGCGCGGGGTCGAGGTCGTCGAGCACGCGGGCGACTACGAAAAGGCCGTGGCCGCCGGCCGGGCGCAGGTTGAGGCCGATCCGTACGGCTATTTCGTGGACGACGAGCGCTCCGCATCCCTGTTCATGGGCTACGCCGCCGCGGCGCTGCACCTGCGCATCCAGCTTGGCGAATCCGGCGTGCGCGTCGACGCCGAGCATCCCCTTTTCGTCTACCTGCCATGCGGCGTGGGCGGCGCGCCGGGCGGCATTGCCTTCGGACTGACGCAGCTCTATGGCCCGCACGTCCATTGCTTCTTCGCCGAGCCGGTGCAGTCGCCGTGCTTCATGGTGCGCATGATGGCCGGCCACGGCGAATTGCCCGGCGCGCCGGCCAGCGCGTCGGTCTACGACGTGGGGCTCACCAATGTGACCGAAGCCGACGGGCTGGCCGTGCCGACCGCCTCGGAGCTGGCGTATGCGGCGGTGGGCGCGCACCTGCGCGGGGTCTACACCGTGCAGGACGACACGCTCTACGCCGACCTGGCCCGCCTCAAGGACAGCGAGGGCCTGCGCATCGAACCGTCGGCCGCGGCCGGATTCAGCGGGCCGCGTCACCTGTGCGGCACCGACGCCGGCCGGGCGTGGCTGGAGGCGCAGGGGCTCCTGCCGCACCTGCCGCGCGCCACGCACC